Proteins co-encoded in one Gossypium arboreum isolate Shixiya-1 chromosome 11, ASM2569848v2, whole genome shotgun sequence genomic window:
- the LOC108472426 gene encoding putative disease resistance protein RGA1 has product MKLDYLHQSKIIVTTRSLAVASIMGTQSPYELEALSHENSLSLLLKWAFNQGDEEQYPNPLGIVDEIVKKCKGVPLAVRTMGSLLYGKTRQREWELIRDNHIWKLDQEETGILAALKLSDNHLPHHLKRCLAYLSLFPKDTLYDTDYIIQSWLANGFLPSPVQEDDVCCEDIGLQYFKDLRSKGFVQDVDDQVTFYKFKIHDLIHDLALSVSQEECLTIYQQTISASENVRHLAFAEHYPMRILQPFLKKLKGVRTLVSLTSWGQFKEVEKTFLSACISYFKYLRLIELENCTLKALPKSICTLKHLKCLNLSSCHNLRRVPKSIHKLQSLLTLRLFNLPRFQVSDNLRRLINLRFLEISGDDMQLREVRPGNWSSLRFLYFCKCTTLKCLFEGMENLTSLKDLIFACCYELESLSRSLKFLVKLEDICIISCPKINLLMEPQGIEDQNLHLGLKNFIIRDAPSLRDLPRLLLEASASHLEFIEIRGCPELEALPNWFQNLISLQRLEIIDCPKLSRLFDGVEHLTSLKQLKIQQCPTMNDKYRPQTGADWSKISHIQEVYIEEQKIIKSS; this is encoded by the coding sequence ATGAAATTGGATTATCTGCATCAAAGTAAAATCATTGTTACCACAAGAAGTTTAGCCGTCGCATCAATAATGGGTACTCAAAGTCCTTATGAACTAGAAGCTCTTAGTCATGAAAATAGCTTGTCTCTGTTACTAAAATGGGCATTTAACCAAGGGGACGAAGAACAATATCCAAACCCATTGGGAATTGTTGATGAAATTGTGAAGAAATGCAAAGGTGTTCCTTTGGCAGTGAGAACTATGGGAAGTTTACTTTATGGAAAAACTCGTCAACGTGAGTGGGAACTGATAAGAGATAATCACATCTGGAAGCTTGATCAAGAAGAGACAGGCATCTTAGCTGCACTAAAATTAAGTGACAATCATTTGCCCCATCATTTGAAACGATGTCTAGCTTATTTGTCATTGTTTCCCAAGGATACACTTTATGACACTGATTATATCATCCAATCCTGGTTGGCTAATGGATTTCTCCCAAGCCCCGTGCAAGAAGATGATGTGTGCTGCGAAGACATTGGTTTACAGTATTTCAAAGACTTACGGTCCAAGGGATTTGTCCAAGATGTTGATGACCAAGTTACATTTTATAAGTTCAAAATCCATGATCTGATACATGATCTTGCGCTAAGTGTTTCACAAGAAGAGTGCTTAACCATATATCAGCAAACGATAAGTGCTTCTGAAAATGTTCGGCATTTGGCATTCGCTGAGCATTATCCGATGAGAATTCTGCAGCCATTTTTGAAGAAGTTGAAAGGTGTGCGCACGTTAGTAAGTCTAACTTCATGGGGACAATTCAAGGAGGTGGAGAAAACATTTTTGAGTGCTTGCATCTCATATTTTAAGTACCTGCGGCTAATTGAGTTGGAAAATTGCAcgttaaaggcattaccaaagtCCATTTGCACCCTAAAGCATTTAAAGTGTCTTAACTTAAGTAGCTGCCATAATTTGAGGAGAGTTCCAAAGTCCATCCATAAACTTCAGAGCTTGCTGACATTGAGATTATTTAATCTCCCAAGGTTTCAAGTGTCTGACAATTTGCGAAGGTTGATCAATTTAAGATTTCTGGAGATATCAGGGGATGACATGCAATTAAGAGAGGTTCGACCTGGTAATTGGAGTTCACTTCGATTCTTATACTTTTGCAAGTGCACGACACTGAAATGTTTGTTTGAAGGGATGGAAAACCTCACATCACTCAAAGATTTGATTTTCGCATGTTGTTATGAACTTGAATCACTATCTCGAAGTCTGAAATTCCTTGTTAAATTAGAGGATATTTGTATTATTTCTTGCCCAAAAATCAATTTACTCATGGAACCTCAAGGGATAGAAGATCAAAACCTTCACTTGGGtcttaaaaatttcataattcgtGATGCGCCAAGTTTAAGGGATCTACCTCGGTTGCTTCTTGAAGCATCTGCTAGCCATTTGGAGTTCATTGAAATCAGGGGTTGCCCTGAATTGGAGGCATTGCCAAATTGGTTTCAAAACTTAATTTCACTTCAAAGATTAGAGATTATTGATTGTCCCAAATTATCTCGTCTTTTTGATGGAGTAGAGCATCTCACTTCCCTCAAACAACTAAAGATCCAACAATGTCCAACAATGAATGATAAATATCGACCGCAAACTGGTGCAGATTGGTCCAAGATATCACACATCCAAGAAGTTTATATTGAAGAGCAAAAGATTATCAAGTCAAGTTAG
- the LOC108470868 gene encoding protein CANDIDATE G-PROTEIN COUPLED RECEPTOR 2-like yields the protein MHSLESITESPFPQNPNNSSSSSSSSFSNGLYGWLVECHGFWHNLALIIPSLLFVLFLGFQAKKNFQKLSHGRSYIMISYYGCLWLVSLLNLVWCFVQAWECTPGKEMAWNILSLFTTSGMLFLEVSLLAFLLQGNHASGLQALTRTFVISGLIVGLDLLLKAIYLFGFSVPLFIDNSEHPRQIKWGLWVVHRLVLTAIYGSILFMYHSKWRERLPARPAFYKYVAFMFVLNALELFACALTGNGASFGFWLYSATIVCYHAFYLPLLYITFLADFFEEEDMHLENVYYSEMKDAGFFDADWE from the exons ATGCATTCTCTTGAAAGCATCACAGAATCCCCATTTCCTCAAAACCCTAAcaattcatcatcatcatcatcttcttctttttcGAATGGGTTGTATGGATGGCTCGTTGAATGTCATGGATTTTGGCATAACTTAGCACTTATTATCCCTTCTCTCCTCTTTGTTCTGTTTCTGGGTTTTCAAGCTAAAAAAAACTTTCAAAAGCTCTCTCATGGAAGGTCTTATATCATGATTTCTTATTACGGTTGCCTTTGGCTCGTTAGCTTGCTCAACCTTGTTTGGTGTTTCGTTCAG GCCTGGGAATGCACTCCTGGAAAGGAAATGGCATGGAATATCTTATCATTGTTCACAACTTCTGGGATGCTATTCCTGGAAGTTAGCTTGTTGGCATTTCTACTGCAAGGAAATCATGCTAGTGGGTTGCAAGCTTTGACACGGACATTTGTTATTTCAGGGCTTATTGTTGGTTTGGACTTACTTCTCAag GCTATTTACCTATTTGGATTCAGTGTGCCCTTGTTCATTGACAACTCCGAACATCCACGTCAGATAAAATGGGGCTTGTGGGTTGTTCACAGGCTAGTGCTGACTGCTATTTATGGCTCCATACTGTTTATGTACCATTCCAAGTGGAGAGAAAGGTTACCTG CAAGACCTGCATTCTACAAATATGTTGCCTTCATGTTCGTCTTGAATGCACTAGAACTGTTTGCTTGTGCACTAACTGGAAATGGAGCTAGCTTTGGGTTTTG GTTGTACAGCGCCACAATCGTTTGCTACCATGCCTTTTACCTTCCTCTTCTGTATATTACTTTTCTAGCAGATTTTTTTGAG GAGGAAGACATGCATTTAGAGAATGTGTACTACTCAGAGATGAAAGATGCTGgtttctttgatgctgactggGAGTAA